agttaaaaaaattaattcaagttTCCACAATCTATAAGAGGAGACTGTACAAATAAGTATGTGCAAGCTACGTACAGCTTAAATTGATCAGGAACACTGAtttcttattatttgttatttaggATAGTTCTGTatatgaaggaagaaggaaagattagagaaattcatggtgatgttaaaaaaaaatagaaggagcatctaggtggcacagtggatagagttccagctgtgaagtcaggaagacccgagttcaaatttgacacttaacacttcctatttgtgtgaccctgggctagtcatttaacctcaattacctcaggaaacaaacaaaaaaaatagcaataaagacttgttttaaaaaagaaataaagaaattgaatgcTATGGGGATAACTAAGCTTTGTCCCAAGGAAGGACTATAAATCTAGtacttccttttattctttgaaGAAAGGGGGCTCAATGGGTACAGAATAGCCCATAAATGGGGAGTGGGTTGATACATTGGTTTTGTTAAACTATTTTAACCCCCTCTTTTTTGTGGCAGGGGAATGACTcttgaaggaaggggaaaaggcatTGAGAAATATGGTTGATTTAAGTACAAGAGAGACATTAAAAATTTAAGACAAAAAGCCAGTCAGATAGTAGTCACATTACCCAGTATAAGCATCaaaattaaaaatctgttttgaaaGACAACTTAAATGTTTTCTTGAAGTGTTAATTATTATGACTGGCTATTGAAATCCTATACAACCTTGCATCTCTTCTCCATcccatcttattttcttcctacTATTTCCTCTAACATGTGCTCCATTCTAATAATGCAGATATCCTTATTATTCCTTTCCCCACAGATAATTCCCTGCCCTTGTGTTTTCCATTTATTCATCTTGTCCTTTGGTAGCTATAGCTACAATATGCTCTTTCATCTACTTAGTTTCAGCGGTGGAAACACAAAGCACATTctgataaacaaaacaaaacaaaacaacaaacttgATGTTAAAATTACTCCTTTTTAAAGCACAAAACTAAGCAGCTTGAGGTCTTCAATCATGTcagtagaaatttatttttgcaaaaggAAGGGGTCAGCAGATTCTGATAACGTTAATTTTTTTACTAGAAAAAACCTTTCAGAACTTTTGCTTGTCCAAACCTCTCTCAGAGTGGGAGAAGCCCACTGTTGCCTagttaagggagggagggggtgaagggaactAATAAACCTGCTCCTGATCAAGTCTCAGCAATTGCTTCTagtaggagagagaaaatgcCAGTGAGACTAGAGCACCTCTCAACTGTTTTCCGCTTTTGTATTCAAGTCCCTAATTTTACCCTGGCTAAAGTACAGAAGATAAAAAAGctgttctttgtctttatctTCCCTTCCACGAGATTTCAAGTCTGAAACCCCAACATTCAAGTTTCCTGTatgaccaataataataataaaaaaagaattgttttcatgACAATTTCTAGCAGCCAATTTAAGAGGCAACtatgtggcacagtagataaagaaCACTAAGCATGGAATCAGgaacaagttcaaatccaacctcagatactttatAGCAGTgcaaccctggataagtcactttacttctgtgCCTCTGTTCTTTCAATTGAGAAGTGAAATTAATAGtgtctacctcccagggttgttttaagTCTCAAATgatataaagtacttagcaagtCCCTGGCATGTGATACATATTAGTTATTTTtgctcagaaaaagcaaaataaaatcattttcatttcacaaaagtaaaacagaaaagggaagaCTTCTTAGGAAAGTGAGACTGGCCTATTAATATGCTTTTAAGTAGAATCTTGAAGTAGTCTAATTGTTCTGGTAGACTGTTGTAATTATGACCCTTAAACAATTGTCATCTGGCTATAGAGCTCATAGCAGAATCTGGCATATACTTTAGTTGTAACTGCACCAGATTGTGGCAGAAATCAGGAACTTAAGGATTGCTTATCGGGAAGCGATTGGCTGGACAAATCACAGGAGTTTTTCTCCTTCATAATTaatgataaatgaaaaagattcagagaaacaCAGAAGAGTCCCAATTATTGCAATGTGAAACAAGCAGAGTGCTGAACTTAGAGCAGTTAATCCAAATGAAGTAACCACACTCGGGGGAGTTGGATGGACCAAAATCTGAATCCTGGAGAAGAGATACAGGGGAGAATTCAGTGGGACCTGGAACCACCGAAGTAGCTAGGGGATGTAAAACCCAGAGATGTGTGGGACAGAAGAAGTCTCCGCAAACCACCGTTAAATGCGCTTTACCTCACAGATGCCGCAGCGCCGGCGCTTTATGGCCCCCTCCGAATCATCTTTCCCGTTTTTATCAATTTCCTCAGAGAACAGGCTATCAAAGATCTGGTAGACAAGTTTGGTGGTGATGGCTTTGCTTGgggctttcttcttcttctctttgggAGCGTGTTTCATAGCTTGCCGCCTTGCGGCTCGTCTGGGAGAGAGGCAGGGCACGTTAGCAAAACGAGAAGCACATTTTAGTCCATGGGTAATAATATGATCTCTTCTTAGATATTATATGCTTACCTTTGTCCCAGAGTAACACCAGCTAAGCTGATCATATCCCTCATGCAGGGAGCAACAATGATAGAATCCTCATAAGTGTCTCGGGCCTCATCATAACTTTGCACTTGATCTACTATAAATTGGGAATGTCGAAGGAGGGAATCTTCTGTGAACTGGCTAAAGTTCAGCCCAGGAGGAGGAATATTTgactatttaagaaaaaaaatagagtagagaaaaacaaacaagaggCAAGAATAAATCATCTTCCTTTATCAGTAAAGAAATtatactgtattttatttttaattggagGGAATGACCCATACCAAGGCCCAAAGGAATTACCCTGGAATAATATTGaacttctgggtttttttttttttccaaaaaagaaaaatggttaagTCTGAAAGCTTCAAGCTGTGCTACAACTTTCTGAAGAATCACGTCTTCATAGGACAATGTTAAGGAGTTGGGACACTCACTTCTATGTTTTGGATGAGCTCTTCATAAGTGGCCTCAGTATTTTCATGCAAAAATTCCACAACTTTTTTACTCAGATATATCTTCTCGTGCATCAGGCAAAAGATAGCAGCATATTCCTTGCTAGGTTCCACCAGGATATAGTCAGCAAAAGCTGAAAAAGTTGACTTTTTACTTCAAGAGAAATTACATCAAATACTCAATGCATCAAGATTTAGATCAAATTGATCCCTCTGGAGGGGGTCTAAACCTAATGTTGATCAGCATGGAAGTTTTAATGTGCTCCATTtttaagtccatttattcctcctTGGTCTTCCTAGTGGCCTTCTATTCCTGGCAGAAACACTTGTTCCAGGTTTAGAACAGACTATTTAGTACTAGTCCCATTGGAGTTAGGAACTTCTAAACTCAAGAAATCCACAGCCTCAGACTCCCCAACAACAGAGTCTACAGTTGTACATAATCATTCTTGGCTctattatacatttaaatttgatttttaaaattccacaaGGGGGACCACGTGGAAGGAATTAATGGGAACAGTTCTAAGGTTGTTGTTTAAACAAATTAGAGTGAATATTGAAAGTAGAATTTTTGGAACCATAGCTCAAAAATCAATTGTTTAAACTATGACATCCAAACAGATGCTTAAAAACCTAGGCTTCAATTCAGTAAGTCAATAGGGGTGGTTTTCAGGTAAAATTTGATCCTCTTTGACTAGAGGGAAAAGTCAGCTCTTCCCTCTCTTGTAGGATACATTTTTATCCTATCtataaactaaaattaaaatatcatcgTAGTTTGACAACTTGATGGTCTAAATTCTGATCTGTGGCAGATCATTGGGAACTcgtgttggtctgatcagccacagttggccacactaacttgactctaacatggtgatgtcattttagtcctctttgagaGTAAAGAGCAACAACACACCTGAAGAAATTCTATgttgaaattaaaactattttattgagATGTTCCTAGGACCCAGGAAAGTTAAGGACTTTATATACATTTAACTTGGGCATCTagtttaaacaacaacaacaagaacaatttttttttaattgggcaTTTCAAACTCTGGTTTTGAAGTCAACTTTCATGATACCTGTTGTGAGGCCAATGAGAGCTTTATCTCCCCTATCATAACCAGTAATCCACCATCCATTTATGGGGCCGAGTCTTTTGGCAATGATACcacctaaagaaaagaaaaaaaacaatgtatacataatactttttccttttagtaatatatagatatatctataatataaatagtaatatagcgatatagatatagatataagccTCAACCTATTAACTATATAAGTTAAATGGCAACCACAATACTCATTCAGATGGTACATTAGAAACAAGAAAACTCACTCGGGGCTGTGGAGAAACAGGGATATTATGACATTACTAGTGGTGCTTTGAATTTGTGTAGTCTTTAAAAAACTGTGACAACATAGAAGAAGCTAATAAATTGATCATAGACTAAACTATCAGTTCCTCAGAATAAGTTTATGTTTTAAGAATGTTATTAATAGGAAAGGTAACTACTTATAGGTGTGAGGTTCAGGGGGAGATTATagaattattgaacaaatagTATACTGCCAGGGAAAGAGTACTACATGTGTAACTAGTATTACAAATAGCAAACATTgggaaaataaggaatgaagtTGTATAGAATCACAAAAAAACATCACTAACAGCCAAATCCAAACATACATCAATTGATCAAAAAAGAATCTAGAATTAAGCATCAcactctttaattttaaaatccagAATAAACATTAAACAATTATGCTatattcatgatttctttggTTGGTTTATAGTTCATGcttctatttattaaataatttaaatgaatattaaatgtgTTACCCTCTGGACTTGAGTTTTCATCATAGATTGGTTTTACTACCCCACTGAAGAAGAGTTCTATATTCTTTTCAACTAGGCCTGTATCAAAAGGGCACAGATGGCCCAGTTTGTCATAAAtactggaaaatggagaaaaaaagacaaaaccaaacatttgtaataatttttacaaatttacatCAAGTATCATATCATACAAGTTAAGTCCTTTactctttttaattaaagcttttaattttcaaaatatatacatggataatatGACATTCAACTCTACAAAatcctgttctaattttttcccttcttacccTCTAccc
The DNA window shown above is from Antechinus flavipes isolate AdamAnt ecotype Samford, QLD, Australia unplaced genomic scaffold, AdamAnt_v2 unplaced_scaffold218, whole genome shotgun sequence and carries:
- the LOC127543326 gene encoding DNA (cytosine-5)-methyltransferase 1-like, whose protein sequence is MLADKLLYIFEHSKTGFENYDYFPQHKITCFSIYDKLGHLCPFDTGLVEKNIELFFSGVVKPIYDENSSPEGGIIAKRLGPINGWWITGYDRGDKALIGLTTAFADYILVEPSKEYAAIFCLMHEKIYLSKKVVEFLHENTEATYEELIQNIESNIPPPGLNFSQFTEDSLLRHSQFIVDQVQSYDEARDTYEDSIIVAPCMRDMISLAGVTLGQRRAARRQAMKHAPKEKKKKAPSKAITTKLVYQIFDSLFSEEIDKNGKDDSEGAIKRRRCGICEVKRI